Proteins encoded within one genomic window of Gadus chalcogrammus isolate NIFS_2021 chromosome 6, NIFS_Gcha_1.0, whole genome shotgun sequence:
- the isl1a gene encoding insulin gene enhancer protein isl-1 isoform X1: MGDMGDPPKKKRLMSLCVGCGNQIHDQYILRVSPDLEWHAACLKCAECNQYLDESCTCFVRDGKTYCKRDYVRLYGVKCAKCNIGFSKNDFVMRARSKVYHIECFRCVACSRQLIPGDEFALREDGLFCRADHDVVERATMGVGDPLSPLHPARPLQLAAEPISARQPALRPHVHKQPEKTTRVRTVLNEKQLHTLRTCYNANPRPDALMKEQLVEMTGLSPRVIRVWFQNKRCKDKKRSILMKQLQQQQPNDKTNIQGMTGTPMVAASPERHDGGLQANPVEVQSYQPPWKVLSDFALQSDIDQPAFQQLVNFSEGGPGSNSTGSEVASMSSQLPDTPNSMVSSPLEA, translated from the exons ATGGGAGACATGGGGGACCCGCCGAAAA AAAAGCGGCTCATGTCCCTGTGTGTGGGCTGTGGGAACCAGATCCACGACCAGTACATCCTGCGCGTCTCCCCGGACCTAGAGTGGCACGCGGCCTGTCTGAAGTGCGCGGAGTGTAACCAGTATCTGGACGAGTCCTGCACGTGTTTTGTCCGAGATGGGAAAACCTACTGTAAACGGGACTACGTCAG gTTATACGGGGTAAAGTGCGCTAAATGCAACATCGGCTTCAGCAAAAATGACTTTGTGATGAGGGCGCGCTCCAAGGTTTACCATATCGAGTGTTTCCGGTGTGTGGCCTGCAGCCGGCAGCTCATCCCGGGGGACGAGTTCGCTCTGCGGGAGGACGGCCTCTTCTGCCGAGCCGACCACGACGTGGTGGAGCGGGCCACGATGGGCGTCGGGGACCCCCTGAGTCCCCTGCACCCCGCCAGGCCGCTGCAGCTGGCAG CAGAGCCAATCTCCGCGCGCCAGCCCGCGCTGCGGCCCCACGTGCACAAGCAGCCGGAGAAGACGACGCGCGTGCGGACGGTGCTGAACGAGAAGCAGCTCCACACGCTGCGGACCTGCTACAACGCCAACCCACGGCCCGACGCGCTCATGAAGGAGCAGCTGGTGGAGATGACGGGGCTCAGCCCGCGGGTCATCCGGGTCTGGTTCCAAAACAAGCGCTGCAAGGACAAGAAGAGGAGCATCCTGAtgaagcagctgcagcagcaacagcccAACGACAAGACG AACATCCAGGGGATGACGGGCACGCCGATGGTGGCGGCCAGCCCGGAGCGACACGACGGTGGTCTGCAGGCCAACCCGGTGGAGGTGCAGAGTTACCAGCCGCCCTGGAAGGTCCTGAGCGACTTCGCGCTGCAGAGTGACATAGACCAGCCTGCGTTCCAGCAACTG GTCAACTTCTCGGAGGGAGGTCCGGGGTCCAACTCAACAGGGAGCGAAGTGGCGTCCATGTCATCCCAGCTTCCAGACACGCCAAACAGCATGGTCTCGAGCCCGCTAGAAGCGTAG
- the isl1a gene encoding insulin gene enhancer protein isl-1 isoform X2 — MGDMGDPPKKKRLMSLCVGCGNQIHDQYILRVSPDLEWHAACLKCAECNQYLDESCTCFVRDGKTYCKRDYVRLYGVKCAKCNIGFSKNDFVMRARSKVYHIECFRCVACSRQLIPGDEFALREDGLFCRADHDVVERATMGVGDPLSPLHPARPLQLAEPISARQPALRPHVHKQPEKTTRVRTVLNEKQLHTLRTCYNANPRPDALMKEQLVEMTGLSPRVIRVWFQNKRCKDKKRSILMKQLQQQQPNDKTNIQGMTGTPMVAASPERHDGGLQANPVEVQSYQPPWKVLSDFALQSDIDQPAFQQLVNFSEGGPGSNSTGSEVASMSSQLPDTPNSMVSSPLEA; from the exons ATGGGAGACATGGGGGACCCGCCGAAAA AAAAGCGGCTCATGTCCCTGTGTGTGGGCTGTGGGAACCAGATCCACGACCAGTACATCCTGCGCGTCTCCCCGGACCTAGAGTGGCACGCGGCCTGTCTGAAGTGCGCGGAGTGTAACCAGTATCTGGACGAGTCCTGCACGTGTTTTGTCCGAGATGGGAAAACCTACTGTAAACGGGACTACGTCAG gTTATACGGGGTAAAGTGCGCTAAATGCAACATCGGCTTCAGCAAAAATGACTTTGTGATGAGGGCGCGCTCCAAGGTTTACCATATCGAGTGTTTCCGGTGTGTGGCCTGCAGCCGGCAGCTCATCCCGGGGGACGAGTTCGCTCTGCGGGAGGACGGCCTCTTCTGCCGAGCCGACCACGACGTGGTGGAGCGGGCCACGATGGGCGTCGGGGACCCCCTGAGTCCCCTGCACCCCGCCAGGCCGCTGCAGCTGGCAG AGCCAATCTCCGCGCGCCAGCCCGCGCTGCGGCCCCACGTGCACAAGCAGCCGGAGAAGACGACGCGCGTGCGGACGGTGCTGAACGAGAAGCAGCTCCACACGCTGCGGACCTGCTACAACGCCAACCCACGGCCCGACGCGCTCATGAAGGAGCAGCTGGTGGAGATGACGGGGCTCAGCCCGCGGGTCATCCGGGTCTGGTTCCAAAACAAGCGCTGCAAGGACAAGAAGAGGAGCATCCTGAtgaagcagctgcagcagcaacagcccAACGACAAGACG AACATCCAGGGGATGACGGGCACGCCGATGGTGGCGGCCAGCCCGGAGCGACACGACGGTGGTCTGCAGGCCAACCCGGTGGAGGTGCAGAGTTACCAGCCGCCCTGGAAGGTCCTGAGCGACTTCGCGCTGCAGAGTGACATAGACCAGCCTGCGTTCCAGCAACTG GTCAACTTCTCGGAGGGAGGTCCGGGGTCCAACTCAACAGGGAGCGAAGTGGCGTCCATGTCATCCCAGCTTCCAGACACGCCAAACAGCATGGTCTCGAGCCCGCTAGAAGCGTAG